A region of the Methanobrevibacter ruminantium M1 genome:
CTAACGATTTAAGAAAACAACTTGCAGAAATTACAGAAGACAACAAAGTAAAAGAAGAAGCTGAAAAGCTTAAAAAGCAATCTGAAGAATACCACGCTAAAGTTGTCGAACTTTCCGAACAAGCTCAAGAAGCTCACGAACAAATGCTTTCTTACTTTAGGAAAACTGATGAAATCAGAACTGCTGCAGATGAAGCACACAAGTTATTCATCCAAGCTAGGAAAAACGCTTCTGCTAAACATGAAGAATTTAAAGTCATTTTAAGTGAAATTCATGTTATTAATAAAAGATTAGGAAGCAACAGAGCTAGAAGAAGAAAATCTGAGAAAACTAGCAATGCTCCTGGTAAAAGAAATCGTGAAGAGAAAGAGAAAGCTGAAGCTATCTTTGATAAGTTTAAAAACGGTAAAAAATTATCAACTGAAGAGCTTTTACTCTTGCAAAAATATGATATTAATTAATTAAATTCTTTTTTAATTTAATTTTTTTATTTTTATTTTTTTCTAAATCGATTTTTTTGATTTTTTATTTTAAACCTATTTTTTTATTTATTTAGATATTTTTTTATTATCTATTTTTCTTATATTTTTATTTCTATTTTTATTTCATTTTTTTATTATATTTTTATTTCTACTTTTCTTATATTTTTATTATTAAACTTATTTTCTTATTTAAATAATTTTAAATACTTAATTTAGCATTTATAATAGTATTTACACTTATTTTTTAATATTAATATTTTTTCTATTTTTAAGATTAAAGCAATTTCTCAAAATCACAATCTCAAAATATAAGTAAAGTTAATATAATAGTTAAATCTAACTTTATTATTGAACTTTAGAAATTTGAATTTTAATATGAATTTAGATGTCGATTTTCAAGATTTGATTTAAAATTTTTATTTCTAAAATCATGAATTATTCTTATTTTATAAATATCTTATTTTAATGGATGATATTATGGATTTGGAAAATAAAAAAGATGATAAAAATCAAAATAAAGAAGAAATAATTGAATCTAGTGAAAAAGAAGTTAAAATGGAAATATGTTATACCTGCGGTAAGGAGTTTGATATGAATTCTGACGAAGGCGCTCATTACCATTATGGTGAATATCCAATGTGCGGCTATTGCACTAACTTCTTTGGATTCTATAAGGAAGATATGATGGGTGGCAAGGCAAAAAAGGAATAAAATAAATATTTATAAAATTATTATAATATTATTTAATATTATTTAAGAAGCATTTTATAATATCAGTATTTACGCCTAATAATTGTAAAAATTGCTTAATTTATAATAAATTATTTATATATCTTGCAAGGCCACATCAATATTGTTTCCAACTTAAAGCAATATTGACTTAACTTAGTTTTGTTGTTTTCCAAAAATAGAAAGTCTTAAATATTAAAATTGAATTAAAATATTTATAATTTCAACTAAATTTTTTTACAAAATTATTTGGATAGTAATTTTTATATAATTTTGTTTATCCTTTAATAATTATTTAAATTATTATTTTAGGTAATTTAATTAAATTTTTTCAATAAATTATTTTTATTTTTATGTGATAACATGCATGAAGTGATTATTTCAGAAAAACCAAAGTCTGCTGAGAAGATAGCAAAGGCACTTTCTCCAAATGCCCAAAAGAAGAAATATAATAGAAAGATCAACTATTGGGAATTTGAAGAAAACGGCAAAAAGACCACTGTCCTATCTGCAGTGGGACATTTGTACTCATTGACTTCTGCTAGTTCCAGAGACAGATTAGGTTTTGATTTGACTTGGGTTCCAGCTTATGAGGTGGAAAAGCAAAAATATACAAGGGATTACATCAATGCAATTAAAAAACTCTCAAAAGGTGCAGATAAGTTTGTTCATGCTTGCGATTACGATGTTGAAGGAACCTTAATCGGATACAATGCATTGAAATATGCATGTGGAAACAATGCCGAAGCAAAGGCATCCCGTATGAAATTTTCAACATTGACTAAGAAGGATATCGTAGAGGCATACAATACAATGAGGGACATTGACATTCGTCAAGTGGATCATGGTATTGCAAGGCATATGCTTGACTATTATTATGGTATGAATATCTCTTCAGCCTTGATGAAGGCTGTAAGGGCCTCTAGCTCAAGATTTATTAGCTTATCCGCCGGACGTGTACAGACTCCAACCCTTTCTATTTTAGTTGATAGGGAAAAGGAGATTCAATCCTTTGTTCCGGAACCTTATTGGATGATCAAGGCTAAATCTGACTATGATATCATAGCAGACCATGTCGAAGGAAAGATATTTGATGAAGAGCGAGCTAAAAAGATTTATGCTGACTGTCAAGGTGCTGATGCTGATGTGACAAGTGTTAAGGTTACAGAATCCATTAGAAAACCTCCTATTCCATTCAATTTAGGAGGACTTCAGTCTGAAGCACATACTGTCTTTGGATTCTCTCCTAAAAGGACTCAAGTTGCAGCTCAAAACCTTTATGTTGGAGGATATACATCCTATCCTCGTACATCATCTCAAAAGCTGCCTGAATCCTTGGATTTCAAAAACATTTTTGCAGGGCTTGCTAAAGACCCTGAATTCAAGAAGCATATCTTTGACTTACCTGCTAAGCTTAAGCCTAATGAAGGTAAAAAGACTGATGCAGCGCACCCTGCTATACACCCTACAGGAGTATTGCCTTCCAATCTATCTGCAGATGAGGCTAAGATTTACAGCTTGATTGTTTATAGGTTCATCAGCGTATTTTCCGAAAACTCCAAGCTTGAAACCATGAAGGTCAACTTAAAGGTTGCAGATGAGAAGTTCACCTTTTCCAGAAAAAGAGTCTCTTATGAAGGTTGGCTAAAGCATTATCCGTTTAAAAAGCAGGAAAATGATGCATTCCCTCCTATAAATAAGGGAGATCAACTAAAAATCCATAAGATTTTAGTTGAAGAGAAGGAAACCAAACCTCCTGCCAGATATAATGAGGCTTCACTTATCAAGGAACTGGAAAAGAGGGAATTGGGAACTAAGGCCACCCGTGCAGACATTGTTGCCAAGCTTTATGATAGAAAATACATTGAAGGCAAGAAGATTGAGGTCAAGCCTTTAGGAATCAATATCATAGACACCTTAAACGAGTATTGTAAGGACCTGACAAGCGAGGAGCTAACCCGTGAGTTTGAAAGGGAACTTGAAGGAATCGATACTGATAAGTATACAAAGGAGCAGATTCTTGAAAACGGTGAAAAGGAAGTCAAGACCATTTTAGCTGAAATCAACCAAAACAAGAAGCAAATCGGTGAAAAGCTTTATGGAGCATATCAGGAAACCAATGTGGTTGGAGAGTGCAGCTGCGGAGGAAAACTGATAAAAAGATATTCTCCAAGAACAAAGAACACCTTTGTAGGATGCTCCAATTTCCCAAAATGTAAGGTTACCTATTCCCTGCCAAAGGGAGCGAATATGCTAAAGAAGACATGCCCTACCTGCGGTTTGCCTATGATTTCCATTAAAAAGGCAAGCGGAAAGGGAAGAGATCATGTCTGCCTTGATTCAAATTGTGGAAAGGATGTAAGCAGACGCCAAGCTCCTGAAGTTGTTGGAAAATGTCCGGAATGTGGCAAGGACCTTTTAAAACGTTCTGGCAGATATGGAGAATTTGTAGGATGCTCTGGATTCCCAAGGTGCCGCTTCACTTGTTCTGTTGATGAGTTGAACAATCTTGGCAAAGATAAAAATAAGGAAGATGTAAAAGAGAATAAGGGTGTTTCTAAGAAGATAGTAAGGTCTGAGGCTAAATAATTGTTTTTAGTCTTAGATTAAGGTCTTAGAGTAAATAATTCTTTTTCTTTTACTTTTAATTATTATTTTTCTTTTTTTTATAAAATAAACTAATTTTCATAATCTTTCAATTTTTATTTTTTTTTTAAATTTTACTCTTTTTATCATATTTTTAATTCAATTTTTCAGTTTTCATATTTTTTTATCATTTTTTCAATAATTTTCTAAAATTTAATAAAATATTTTATTCTATAACTATCAAACTATTATTTCAAATTCTTTCTTATTTTTACTTATTTTACCCATATTAATTTCAATTACTCTTATTTTTTACCGCAATAAAAATAATATTCTTATATTTTATCTAACTAATATTTTTATTGTATTTAATAAAGTTACACATCGATATAATTTTTTATTAACTATAATTAAATTATTATTACTCTTTTTTCAAATGACTTTATTTGAACTTTTATTTGCACATATTGGCGATTTTTTAAAAAATTAGTTTAGTAGAAACTTTTATATGTATATAAAATGTATATTTAATTATTATTAAATTTAGATTGATTTTTTTAAATCTTAATTTTAGTTTAATAATTAATTATATGTTATTAAAGATGTATTTTAAAATATATTAATAACAATTTTACAAATAAATGAATTTTTTTACTTTATATAAAATTCTAAGCAATTTTAATAGGTAAAATTCATTTTTACTATAAATAACGGTTTATTATGGTCATATGTTTTCACAAAAAATGAAAGTTAAGAATTGTCTAAATATTTGGCTATAAAAAACGGTTTTATTTAAAAATATTCGAATATTTAATGTACGAGGATTTTATATGGAAAAACAACAAGTAAAAACAATTTTAAAATCTGTGGTTATCATAGCTATATTGCTTATTATTGTTTTTGGTCTTAGGGCTCAATCTGTAGATATTGGAGGAGTTCCTAATGAACTTAAATCACACTATGTAGACGAAAACGGTCTTCCTTATTTCAGTGAAATGGACTCATACTTCAACTACAGGATGACCGAGAATTATATGGATCATGGATACTTTGGTGACACTAAGGTAAACGGTACCGGTTGGGATATGCATTCATACTTCCCTTCAGGTAGGGCAGTAGGTGATTATCAACCGATGATTGCTTATGTGACTTCGTTCCTATATGGAATAATAAATATGTTCCAGGAAATGTCTCTTCTTGAAGTGGCGTTTTGGACTGGGGCTATTGTTTCCTCACTTGCTGTAATTCCTACTTACATATTCACAAGAAGGATTACAAACGACTATGGAGCAATTGCGGCCTCATTGATTGTAGTATTAGGTCCAAACTATATTTCACACACATTCGCAGGATTTTTCGATACAGATATGTTCAACATAACCTTGCCTTTATTCTTCATACTGTTCTTTGTTGAAGCTTTAAAAACTGATAAGCTATCATACAGAATCATATTCTCCTTATTAGCAGTAGCTTCAATAGCGCTCTATTCCCTTTCATGGACAGGTTATATGTTTTATGTTGCTGTAATGGTATTGGTTATGATTGTGTTCTTTGTATTATGCTTCTATTTCAATATTGAGATTTTAGAACCATTTAAGAACTATGGAAATAAACTGGAATGGCTGATTAATCAGAAGGAATTGTTTGCTACATTAATTGTATTGGTTGTAGGTCTAATTGGATTATTATTAGCCGTCGGAGTAGGTGGAATTATTGAAGGTATTACCGGCCTTACAGGAGGTTTCACCCTTCAAGCAGGTGCTGCTGACGTATGGCCTAACGTACTTATTTCCGTTGCGGAAATGCAAATTCCTAATTTAGTGACTGGAGGACTTGTAGGTTCATTCCTCGCTAACACCGGTGGAGTAGTAAACGGGGTTGGAGGAATTGTATGTTTATTCGGTGTGCTTATTGTATTGTACACTTTTGTTCAAAGATTATTCAGACTCAACTCTGTTAAAGTTAAAGGAGACACTGCAAAACCTCACAAATCCAAACGAAAAGCTACCTCTGTAAGAACCGAACAAAAGAGATTCAGCGTTTCTTTAAAAGACATTGGATCATTTGGATCAACCGATGAAATCAACAAAAGCAAACGTCACACAGTGCTTTACTTAAGTCTCTTCTTTGTATGGATTGTATCATCTGCAATTGCAGTAACTCAAGGTACAAGGTTTATTCAGGTATTAGTAGTACCTATGGGTATTTGTGCAGGTATATTCGTCGGATATGCTGTAGACTATGTCAAGAATAATGTGGACAACGATAAGGTATTATTATTGATTGCTGTTATCGCATCTATCTTGATTGCACTTCCAATCACTCAAATCGCTTATGGTTTGGATAATGCAATGACTATAGGTTTAGTAGTCTTAGTTATTCTTTTGGCAATTTCAGCAATTGTGATTTATGCTAAAAAATCCATTAAGGACTCTGATGTTTCAATCAAGAAGGCTTTGGTTGTAGTGCTAATCACTCTCGCTTTGGTATCTCCAACCGTTTGTGGTGCTTTCCAAACCACTGCAGCTACCGTTCCAGGTTCAAGCGACCCTATGTGGTTTGCTATGGATTATGTTAAAGAAAACTCTACCAATGACACTGTAATCATATCCTGGTGGGACTTCGGTTACCTATTCCAAGTTGCATCTGACCATCCTACTTCTTTCGATGGGGGTTCCCAGACAGGGGATCGTGCATACTGGGTAGGTAAGTCATTGACTACGTCTGACTATGCCCAATCTAAAGGAATCCTGCAGATGTTGGCAACTACAGGTAGCAATGCATCTATGCTATTGTCTGAGTACACAGGCAGCAATGTGACTGCAGTTCACGCATTGGATGAGACCTTAGGTAAAAGCAGATCTGAGGCTCAAAAGATTTTAACAAGCAAGTATAACCTTACTAATGACCAAGCTAAAGCTGTTGTAAAACAGTCACATCCAAGCAATCCTAACAACGTTTCATTCGTTTTAAGTTCAGATATGATTGGAAAAGCTGGATGGTGGTCTTACTTTGGTTCTTGGAACTTTGATACCCTAAACAGTACCAACTATCAATATTACATGGCTAACGACTATGTTCCTATCAAGCAGAACACACAAGGAAACATTACAATCCTTAATGAAAGCGGTATTATATACCAAGCTGTTGTAAACAGAGGCAAGAACGGTACCAACGAAACTACAGCTCAAATGGAAACCATTTGGGACAATAACCGTAGTAAAATTGACCTAAACGGTACCGAATATAACCCACTTAAGGCAAGCAATCTTATTTGTATTGAAAACAGTTATTTAACTGTTAACAAGACCTTGAATAAGGACGGTAATTACACCTTATACCTTTTAGGTTCCGGTGATGATTATACTGCCATATTGATGGATAATAATCTTAAAGACTCTGTATTTACCAGACTCTTCCTTTTAGGTGGTATAGGTCAAGACACTTTCGAGCTAAGTAATATGCAAGATGGTGTATCTGTTTGGACTCTGAGAGACGGATCATCAAATTCTGATGACGCAGGTTCACAGTAACGTTTGTTAATTAAAATTAAATACAAATAAGTAATTTTTATAAGCTTTTAGAATTTTTATATTTTAATGAGTCTTATAATTATTTACTTATACTTTTTTTATTTTTTCCTTTTTTTTTAATCAGATTAACTTCTATTTCTTTAAATAACTATTCTTTTTAGTCTATTTTTTCTAATATTCTATTTTTTAAGTTATTTAAATAGATTCATTTTTCTAATCTTTTATTAAAAAGAGATAATAACTATTTATCCAGTATTTTTAAACTTGTTTTACCGTAGATTTTATATGTTAAAAATGCTATAGTTATATTATAATAAATTTATTAATGTTCTTTGATTATTCCCAAAGAATCGCTAATTAAACTTAAAATTTAAATCCAAGTAAATTATAATCGGGGTTTAAAATATCAATTAATTAAATTATTCATATTAATTCAATTAAAACAAATTATTTATCAATCAATTTTATAACTGGGGAGTTTATGACTATAGAAGAAAAAATTAAAGCTATTGAAGAGGAAATTCAAAAGACACCTTATAACAAAGCTACTTCTCATCACATAGGAAAATTAAAGGCTAAGATTTCTAAACTTAAGGAAGAGCAAATCAAAAGAAGTAGCGGTGGAACTAAAGGTGAAGGTTTCCACATTAAAAAAAGCGGAGATGCTACTGCTGTTTTAGTAGGTTTCCCATCTGTAGGTAAATCTACATTGCTTAATGAAATCACAAATGCTGAAAGTAAGGTTGGAGCTTATCAATTCACTACATTAGAAATCATTCCAGGGGTCATGGAATATAATAATGCTCAGATTCAAATATTTGACATTCCAGGAATCATTACAGGTGCTGCAGGTGGTAAAGGTAGAGGAAAAGAGATCTTATCTGTAGCAAGAACTGCTGACTTGATTATTGTGGTCTTGGATGTTCTCAACCCTCAACACATTAATGTTATCTTAAAGGAGCTTAGAAATGTAGGTGTAAGGCCAAATGAGACCAAGCCAGATGTTAGAATCAAAAAGACACGTAAAGGTGGAGTCAATGTTTCATCAACCGTTCCTTTAACCTATTTGGATGAAAAGACCATTAGGTCAATCATCAATGAATATGGAATACACAATGCAGATGTCCTATTTAGGGATGATGTCACAATCGATCAGTTCATTGATGTGATTGAGGCCAATAAGTCCTATGTTCCAATGATGGTTCTCTTAAATAAGGTGGATTTGGTAGATGAACATTATCTAAATGAAATCAAGAAGGAACTTCCTCCATTCATTCCGATCTCTGCAGATAAACAGTTAAATATTGAAGCACTTAAAGAAGAGATATTTAATAATTTAAACCTTATCAGGGTTTATCTAAAGCCACAAGGAAGAAAAGCGGATATGGAAGATCCATTGGTTGTTAAAAAAGGTTCTACCGTAATTGATGTCTGTGGAAAACTTCACAGAGAGTTTGTTAAAAACTTCAGACATGCAAAGATTTGGGGAACTTCAGTAAAATTCCCAGGTCAAAAGGTAGGTCCAGACCATGTCGTAGAGGATGAAGACATTCTAA
Encoded here:
- the topA gene encoding DNA topoisomerase I: MHEVIISEKPKSAEKIAKALSPNAQKKKYNRKINYWEFEENGKKTTVLSAVGHLYSLTSASSRDRLGFDLTWVPAYEVEKQKYTRDYINAIKKLSKGADKFVHACDYDVEGTLIGYNALKYACGNNAEAKASRMKFSTLTKKDIVEAYNTMRDIDIRQVDHGIARHMLDYYYGMNISSALMKAVRASSSRFISLSAGRVQTPTLSILVDREKEIQSFVPEPYWMIKAKSDYDIIADHVEGKIFDEERAKKIYADCQGADADVTSVKVTESIRKPPIPFNLGGLQSEAHTVFGFSPKRTQVAAQNLYVGGYTSYPRTSSQKLPESLDFKNIFAGLAKDPEFKKHIFDLPAKLKPNEGKKTDAAHPAIHPTGVLPSNLSADEAKIYSLIVYRFISVFSENSKLETMKVNLKVADEKFTFSRKRVSYEGWLKHYPFKKQENDAFPPINKGDQLKIHKILVEEKETKPPARYNEASLIKELEKRELGTKATRADIVAKLYDRKYIEGKKIEVKPLGINIIDTLNEYCKDLTSEELTREFERELEGIDTDKYTKEQILENGEKEVKTILAEINQNKKQIGEKLYGAYQETNVVGECSCGGKLIKRYSPRTKNTFVGCSNFPKCKVTYSLPKGANMLKKTCPTCGLPMISIKKASGKGRDHVCLDSNCGKDVSRRQAPEVVGKCPECGKDLLKRSGRYGEFVGCSGFPRCRFTCSVDELNNLGKDKNKEDVKENKGVSKKIVRSEAK
- a CDS encoding STT3 domain-containing protein, producing MEKQQVKTILKSVVIIAILLIIVFGLRAQSVDIGGVPNELKSHYVDENGLPYFSEMDSYFNYRMTENYMDHGYFGDTKVNGTGWDMHSYFPSGRAVGDYQPMIAYVTSFLYGIINMFQEMSLLEVAFWTGAIVSSLAVIPTYIFTRRITNDYGAIAASLIVVLGPNYISHTFAGFFDTDMFNITLPLFFILFFVEALKTDKLSYRIIFSLLAVASIALYSLSWTGYMFYVAVMVLVMIVFFVLCFYFNIEILEPFKNYGNKLEWLINQKELFATLIVLVVGLIGLLLAVGVGGIIEGITGLTGGFTLQAGAADVWPNVLISVAEMQIPNLVTGGLVGSFLANTGGVVNGVGGIVCLFGVLIVLYTFVQRLFRLNSVKVKGDTAKPHKSKRKATSVRTEQKRFSVSLKDIGSFGSTDEINKSKRHTVLYLSLFFVWIVSSAIAVTQGTRFIQVLVVPMGICAGIFVGYAVDYVKNNVDNDKVLLLIAVIASILIALPITQIAYGLDNAMTIGLVVLVILLAISAIVIYAKKSIKDSDVSIKKALVVVLITLALVSPTVCGAFQTTAATVPGSSDPMWFAMDYVKENSTNDTVIISWWDFGYLFQVASDHPTSFDGGSQTGDRAYWVGKSLTTSDYAQSKGILQMLATTGSNASMLLSEYTGSNVTAVHALDETLGKSRSEAQKILTSKYNLTNDQAKAVVKQSHPSNPNNVSFVLSSDMIGKAGWWSYFGSWNFDTLNSTNYQYYMANDYVPIKQNTQGNITILNESGIIYQAVVNRGKNGTNETTAQMETIWDNNRSKIDLNGTEYNPLKASNLICIENSYLTVNKTLNKDGNYTLYLLGSGDDYTAILMDNNLKDSVFTRLFLLGGIGQDTFELSNMQDGVSVWTLRDGSSNSDDAGSQ
- a CDS encoding OBG GTPase family GTP-binding protein; this translates as MTIEEKIKAIEEEIQKTPYNKATSHHIGKLKAKISKLKEEQIKRSSGGTKGEGFHIKKSGDATAVLVGFPSVGKSTLLNEITNAESKVGAYQFTTLEIIPGVMEYNNAQIQIFDIPGIITGAAGGKGRGKEILSVARTADLIIVVLDVLNPQHINVILKELRNVGVRPNETKPDVRIKKTRKGGVNVSSTVPLTYLDEKTIRSIINEYGIHNADVLFRDDVTIDQFIDVIEANKSYVPMMVLLNKVDLVDEHYLNEIKKELPPFIPISADKQLNIEALKEEIFNNLNLIRVYLKPQGRKADMEDPLVVKKGSTVIDVCGKLHREFVKNFRHAKIWGTSVKFPGQKVGPDHVVEDEDILRIILKK